A region of Paenimyroides aestuarii DNA encodes the following proteins:
- the nusA gene encoding transcription termination factor NusA codes for MDNIALIDSFSEFKDFKHIDRVTLMAILEDVFRNALKKRFGSDDNFDIIINPDKGDMEIWRNRIVVADGEVEDENSEISLKEAQKIEPDFEVGEEVSEEVKLFQLGRRAILALRQNLITKIQEHDSTNLYKQFKDMVNEVYVAEVSHVRPKAVILIDENNKEIILPKEKQIPSDYFKKGETVKGIIESVELKGNKPQIIMSRTSELFLEKLFEQEIPEIADGIITIHKVVRIPGEKAKVAVDSYNENIDAVGACVGVKGSRIHGIVRELGNENIDVISYTNNAELYIQRALSPARINNISINEQTKRANVLLDISEVSKAIGKGGQNIKLASLLTGYEIDVIREGTQVLEEDDVELREFSDEIDAWVIDEFIKIGLDTAKSVLKHSVVELVRRTDLEEETVEEVLNILSAEFED; via the coding sequence ATGGATAATATTGCATTAATTGATTCGTTCTCTGAATTTAAAGATTTTAAACATATAGACAGAGTTACCCTTATGGCAATTTTAGAAGATGTTTTTAGAAATGCATTGAAAAAAAGATTTGGGTCAGACGATAATTTCGACATCATCATCAACCCCGACAAAGGAGATATGGAGATTTGGAGAAACCGAATTGTTGTTGCCGATGGAGAAGTTGAAGACGAAAATTCAGAAATATCTTTAAAAGAAGCACAGAAAATTGAACCCGATTTTGAGGTGGGTGAAGAGGTTTCAGAAGAAGTAAAATTGTTTCAATTGGGTCGCCGTGCTATTTTAGCATTACGCCAAAACCTTATTACCAAAATTCAAGAACACGACAGCACCAACCTTTACAAGCAATTTAAAGACATGGTGAACGAAGTGTATGTGGCCGAAGTAAGCCATGTGCGCCCAAAAGCAGTGATATTGATCGATGAAAATAACAAAGAAATTATTTTGCCAAAAGAGAAGCAAATCCCATCGGATTATTTCAAAAAAGGCGAAACAGTAAAAGGAATCATCGAAAGCGTAGAGTTGAAAGGCAACAAGCCGCAAATCATCATGAGCAGAACTTCGGAATTGTTTCTTGAAAAATTATTTGAGCAAGAAATTCCCGAAATTGCAGACGGTATCATCACCATTCACAAAGTAGTGCGCATACCAGGCGAAAAAGCAAAAGTAGCAGTTGATAGCTATAATGAAAACATTGATGCAGTGGGTGCATGTGTGGGCGTTAAAGGTTCACGTATCCACGGAATTGTGCGCGAATTAGGAAACGAAAATATCGATGTAATCAGTTACACCAACAACGCAGAATTGTATATTCAACGTGCATTAAGCCCGGCAAGAATAAACAATATATCAATAAACGAGCAAACAAAACGCGCCAATGTATTGTTAGATATCAGCGAAGTTTCAAAGGCAATTGGTAAAGGCGGTCAGAACATAAAATTGGCAAGTTTGTTAACAGGTTACGAAATAGATGTAATTAGAGAAGGAACACAAGTTTTAGAAGAAGATGATGTGGAATTACGCGAGTTTTCTGATGAAATTGACGCATGGGTTATCGATGAATTCATTAAAATTGGTTTAGATACTGCAAAAAGCGTATTAAAACATAGCGTGGTAGAATTGGTTCGCAGAACCGATTTAGAAGAAGAAACCGTAGAAGAAGTTTTAAACATCTTAAGCGCTGAATTTGAAGACTAA